The window TGAATAGGGCTATCTTTGCATGCAGCTTATGAGGTTGCTCTGAAGTGCATAGACAACAAGGAAAGCATATGCTTCTAGTAGACAATGCGCAGTCTTGTTGAAACTAGAAACATGTCTGTGAAATGAAGGGATTCAATTTGTGATATAGAACAGATGGCAATAAATATTGAAGTGCAGATTGATCGAAACAAGTCCAAACCCGGTTTGCTCCAGATTTGGCGTTCAGTGTCCGATTGACTATTATAACACCTTTCTGGAAACGGAACGGCCCAACGAATCAAACCCGTCGCTTTGCCATGACCTATGGGCTTTTTAGGCCATCCGAGTCCGTTTAGGCCTTTAAAATGCAGATTTACTTGTTTTCTTGTTTTCAGCAATTATTTTTAATAGTTTGTTTTGGATTTGGTTTTCTTTTAATCCATGGGCTTTTAGGCTTTGATGTTAGTTGTCATAGGTTTATTTGCTCCTTTATAAGAACCTTTTATCAGTTGTAGTCGTCAGCTTTTGATTAATAAAAACCCTTGAGATTTTCTCAACTTTTCTGGTGAATTCCAGATTCTCTCGTGGATTCGAGAAAACCAGACTTGTGGATTCAAGTCGTCGTTGGTGGGTTTCAACGTTTATATTTCTGCTGCATCAATTTGAGACCAAACCAAAAAGAAAGTGACCAAACCGTCTCTGACCTTTTCAAGAAGCAAAGTTTTCGTATCTCACATTTCAAAAACTTCAAAACTGTATCTCACGTTTTGACCCCGACCCAAGATCAGTGTATAGGGATGTTAGCTCCGTTACGGAGCTTGCCAGGCGGCATATTTTGGAGGGTGTTTTTGTCTATTCAGTCCCTCCCGCCAATTCAATACTATAGTTTGGTGCCAGACCCATTTGGTCATAGATTTACGACTAAAACTAAAGATTTAACACCAAAAGTCTAAAAATAAATTAAAAATACAAATTCATAGCCAATTTTGAAGAACAAGGCCATTTTTTTAACAGCTTTAACGAAATTTATACAAGTTTGGTACCTGATGTTTGTAACTCATCGAAAAATCAGTACATGTATTTCATAACACATGTTCATGAACATACATACATCATGTTCATCCTTAATCTTGTTCTAAGCTAGACAATTCCATAACAACAAATGAATATATGAAAATTTCAAACACATAACCTTGCATTTCAAATGTCTCGAAAGCCATGCATGAAAATAGGCAAATCCAACAATGTTTGATTTACCAATAAACATCACAAAATCTAATTAAAGAAGCATATTCCACAAAAGCTAGTTAAAGAAGCATAGTCTGCAGCATTTCATTGCAGATTCCATAAAAGCAGTCTTACTGCATATTCCACAAAAGCAGTCTGCATATTTAACAAAAGCAATATTTCTGCATATTCCACTAAGCTCAATGCATGATGACTGACTGGGTTCAAGTAGTGGTTGGGAACTAGGCTGAACATCATGAGCCGATGGTTCCGCCACATCTTGAGCTGCTGCTTGATGTTGCATACCCTCTTCGAGATTCATGTACTGGTGGTTGCTAATGCAGTTCATCTTGTTCATTCATTGGTGCTTGCTGCTATACACCATCTTGTTGATGCCCTTTCTCTATTGTAATGAGAGAATCAAATCGGGTGATTCAGATATGAGAGAGAGAGAGAGAGAGAGAGAGAGAGAGTATTCGTTGTGAGGCACCTTTGAGAATTGGGGAAAAACGATAGGGTAAAGGGATGGTTAAGGGTTAATAGGTGATTAGACAAATTTACCCTTTACAATTTGAATTTAATCTTCGTAACGGAACTAATTAACGTCCCCAGACAATAATCCTGGGTCGGGGTCAAAACGTGGGATACCGTTTTCAAGTTTTTGAAATGTGAGATACGAAAGCTCTGCTTCTTGAAAATGTCAGAGACGGTTTGGTCCTTTTTTCCAATAAAAAAGGAAGGGTTCACTACAGCCACTGTGATATAAATAATTAGTACGTAATAGTAGAAATAATTCGTACAACCAGGAGAAATGTATGGGCATAACTCTTGCTGGCTGCTGCATAGCTCTATTGATTTACACCTAGAATGTATATTTTTCACTACAAATCACTCAAAGCCTAAACTCGATTGTTTGGAATTGATGGTGCAAGTCCAAAGCATCGAGTCTATATAGTTTTTGATTTTGTGTGGTACTGGCTCATTCAATTGTTGCTTCCATTTCAAATACATGAGCTANNNNNNNNNNNNNNNNNNNNAAATTTTTTCTTGATATTTTTCAATTTATAATCAAAAGAATAATATTATATTCGAACTCCAAATTTTCAATAAAACATCAATCGGCTAGAATTTAAAGAAAAAAAAATATTGAACATACATAATTTTTTCAAAGTTAAGAAACATGTAGAAGTACAATAGCATAAAAACTAAAGTTGATAAAAAAAAACCAAATGAATCGGTAAATAGTACATGTGATTACGACATTAGTCGAAATTCAGGTGATGAATTTTAGAGAAGAAGTTTTTATTTCTTTTCTTTTGATGTGTAGTAATAGTGGAGAAGAGTTAGGTCTTAGAGAATATGAGGTTTTTTTTTCCCCCTAATAATTGATAGATGTTTTTGTAATTATACATACCTATAAAATCTGATGTGAAATATAAAATAATAAGGGTGTATAATAGGGGTGTGTATTAAGATATTAGAGGTGTGTATTTAAAATTTATCGACAAGTAAACCTGTAAAACAAAGTATTAACAACTCTATGATTATTGATTAATAGTCAATAGTTTTGTTTGCATTTGCATTCGTTATTATCGAAAGGATAGGACGATAAAAAAGTTGGAAACCCTTTCAATCATTTGTTTAAAAATCATAACTATATAAGTGAGAAAGTGACAGAAATAAGAACATTGTTTTCAATCGCAACATGGTTGTCGTCTTCGTCTAAATTATACTGCTCACATATAAATTAGATTAGGAAACTCACAGTGGATGGTGGGTTGGGTATATATATCAAGTTGTAATGACCTCGTCTGGTTTGGAAATTAACCGTCACAGTCTCACTCTGCAGAAGCAAGAAACAAAGCAGCGAAAGAAAGAGAAAACAAGTACGTGGTATCTACCATATCTGATCAAAGTGGTCAGTTTCCTATTTTGGAATTCCGGCAGAACTAGGAACCTTACTCAAGAATGATCAAAACAGCCACCGCGGCTTTCCTAGCCATACTCACCTCCTTAACCTTCCTCCTCTTCCTCTATTCTCCGACGACCCCCAAATCCTCCTACCACTCCCTCTTCATCTCCGCTTCCCTCTCTTCCAACACCTCCATCTCCCGCCACCTCCATACCCTCACGCGCCGCCCCCACGTCGCCGGAACCCCGGCCAACGCCGAAGCCGCCACCTACGTCCTCTCCATCTTCACCTCCTCCAATCTCCGATCCCGCATCACCCCCTACCACGTGGCACTCACTTACCCTATCTCCCGCTCCCTAACCCTAACTCCTTCACCTTCTTCACCACCCGTCAACTTCGACCTCCAACAAGAAACCTACCCCGGCGACCCCTACGCTGACGTGGCAGCCGAGGTTGTCCCCACTTTTCACGCTTTTGCTAAGTCCGGGGACGTCGCCGGCGACGTGGTTTACGTCAACTACGGGAGGTTGGAGGACTACGAAACTCTTAACAAAATGGGGGTCAACGTTTCTGGTGCAGTTGTGTTGGCTAGGTACGTATGAGGAGATTTCGTTTTTTTGTTTTTTTTTTTTTTGTTGAGTGTGGTTGTTTCAAGCCTTGGTTAATAAGATTGTAGCTAGAATACATGCGGACTTAAAGTCTAAAACCTAAATAAGCATAAAGAGATAGAGCATCCTGATATAATTAGGAGATTTAGTTTTATGTTTATAATGGCAGACATATAACATAGTTTCCTGTCGCAGGTATGGGGAGATTTATAGGGGGAGCATAGTGCAGATTGCTTATGAGGAAGGAGCGGTTGGGGTTTTGGTGTATTCGGATCGGAAGGACTACGGCGGAGGCGGCGGAGGGAGGTGGTTTCCGGAGGAAAAGTGGCTGCCGTCGAGTGGGGTACAGGTGGGGACGGTTTATAATGGGTTAGGGGACCCGACTACGCCGGGGTGGGCGAGTACTGAAGAAGAGTGTGAGAGGCTTTCCGATGAGGAAATGGACCAGGGTGGGGATTTGCCTTTGATACCTTCACTGCCTATTTCTGGTGCTGATGGGGAGGCTATTTTGAGGGCCGTTGGAGGACAGGTGGCGAAGGATGATTGGCAGGGGAGTGGGAATGCCCCAACTTATAGGGTTGGTCCAGGTCCTGGGGCTGTGCATCTTAGTTACACTGTAAGTCTCAATGAATCCAGGTGAAGCATTTTCATGTGTTCCTCTGTAGTCTGTACTTTTGTTTGGTTTTGTTTTGAATGGGGTGTTCCTCTGTGCTTGGGCGCATTGTATGTTTATGAAGATATCATAACTGTAGTTTCTATCTGAGCAGTAATTCTGATGTTGGTTTTAGGGAAAGCAAGTCATAGAAAAAATTGAGAATGTGATTGGTGTCATAGAAGGTGAAGAAGAACCTGATAGGTAAGTTCGAGTTTTCAGCAAGTAAAATTCTGGCAGTTGAGAATAAGCAGCATCTATTAGTCTATTACTCTTAAGATGTCAGACAACAAGAATGAAAGAAACCCATTGTTAGTAGCCGAATGTATGCAGATTTGTCATTCTAGGTAATCACCGCGATGCTTGGACATTTGGAGCTGTTGACCCAAATAGTGGCACTGCAGCACTGCTAGAGGTAACATTGGACTTAAATTTTGTAGCATTATCGAGTTCGTGTTCAAACTCAGTACAAACTCCTTTTGATGTGTGATGCAGATTGCTCAAAGATTGGGGAAGCTACAGGAAAAAGGGTGGAAACCTCGACGCACGATTATCTTGTGCAATTGGGATGCTGAAGAATACGGCCTGGTCTCCCTCTCTTTCTCTGTCATTATTTTTATCTATATGTTTCTATGAGATTGTGAACTGAATAATGTGTGCAGATAGGATCAACTGAATGGGTAGAAGAAAACAGAAACATGCTAGCTTCGAGGGCTATTGCTTACTTGAATGTCGACAGTGCAGTACATGGGCAAGGGTTCCGGGCCTCAGCCACTCCACAGCTTGATGAACTTCTTAAGCAAGCTACTCAACAGGTATTGCTATTTGCTAAAAAGTGTAGCTAGATAGTAGATACACTGATATTACACCCCATCTCAATCATTTGAAATTTGATTTTGAAGGTCAAAGATCCCGATAACTCATCACAAACTCTCTACCAAGCATGGGTTGGTTCCGGCAGTTCTCCCACAGTAAGAAGTTGCTACAGAACTCTATAAACTGCTTGCTGTGTATACATTTCATTTCTGTTTAACCGATCAACTATTCAAGTCTTGTATTAGTTGCACAATACAAATGTTAGAAGATGTTTTTCATTTAATGGATTTATAAAAGCTGTATTTTTCATACAAAGATTGGCAGGTTGGGAAGTGGAAATTCTGATTTTGCAGCTTTTGTTCAATATATTGGAATTCCGTCAGCTGATATGACTTTCGGTAAAGGTAAACAACACATTGATGGGACTAAAGCTCTCAAGTTTCAACCATGATTTCCACTGAAAGAATAGGAAGAATGGCATACATAACCTAGCTACTTAGCATTATGATTTAGATACTTACAAATGATCATTCTCGAATTATAGGATACCCAGTATACCATTCCATGTATGATGACTTTGTATGGATGGAAAAATTTGGTGATCCTTCCTTTCATAGGCATGTTGCAGGTCTGCTTTATTCTTTTCTCCTTCTTCAATCTCCAATGAACTTCTTATACACCACTAAATAAATCCGACCACCATTAAGTTACAGTCTTACAATGCCAATGTAATATCAAGTTTCCCAACTGATTGTGTTTGTGGTGAAAACAGTGGCAAGTTTATGGGGTTTGGTAGCTCTTTGGCTAGCAGATGCAGAGTTTTTGCCTTTCGATTACACATCCTATGCGCTGGAGCTACAGGTTAGGCTACACTATCTTTCAATTAAGCACTGTTTGTTCTTTTGAAACAATAAAACTTGTTAGTTACATACAGTCAACCTGAATATATTTCTATGATATTGAATCCATAATTGACAGAAATACATGAAGAACTTGGAAGTTGAGATCTTAGATAAGAACATAAACCTAACTCCTCTGTTCAAGTCCATTGAGGAGCTTAAAGAAGCAGCCACAATCATAAACAACCAGCGAAGGGTATCAAAATATCGTATTTCTTATGAATAAAGGACATGTAATCTCAGGAATGTTCTAAAATGGAAGCATAACTGTACAGGAAATAGAACAACAAAACAATGTTTGGCCTGCAGTCTGGAAGAAAAATCGTTTTAAGGTGAGAGAGGTGAATGACAGACTAATGATGGCCGAGCGTGCGTTTACAGATCAAGATGGACTTTTTGGAAGGTCATGGTATAAGCATTTGGTATGTTTCTCATAAAGTTTCTACAGAAGTTTATCTTGTTTGTTCTCATTTGATTCTGGTTTCAACATCTTTCATAATAAGTTATTAGCTTAGATAAGCCTAAAGACCAATCTTGGAATGTGATTAGCAGTTTAGTACAACATGGACCAATTAGTAGTGTAATGCTTTTACAGATTTATGGCCCCTCAAGGAACGATGTCTATGGATCTGAATCATTCCCCGGCATAGATGAAGCCATTGTGAAGGCAAAGAGACTGAAGACAGCAGAGTCATGGAAATTCGTACAACATGAAGTTTGGAGAGTCGCTAGAGCTGTGAGACATGCAGCAAAAGTCATCAATGGTGAATTAACATGATGGCTATTGGCTAATTGCGGACTGAAATACCTTGCAGATCAATGTCAAATGATAACTTGTATAGGGTTTTATTCGGATATCTCCATGTTCTGCTAGTACAAAGAAACTTTCAGATTATTCATCGCACTATAGATTACCCCCTTCGTCGTTGTTGACGGTTCAGGCATCCTCAATTGACAATGCTCAGGCCAAACGGTGCCATACGATTCCAATTCAACCTAGGAGTCCACAGCTGGCTATATCATGACACTCCTGCAGAACAACACTATCCTCTTTTCCATGGCCGGCCTTGAGGCAAGACCAACTAGGCTGGTGTCTAGGGCCTCCCACAGTTATAGGGGCCTCTAGATTTGAAACTTTCATAAATATTTTCATTAAAACTCATTAATTGGTTTGCTTTTTAGCTTTTTTTACTATAGATTAAAAATATACATCAATTATCAGATTTTATCTCCAATTGCATATACTTCTTTCCATTTTTGTGAGTTCAATTTGACATTCAATTAACTTGTTAACATAAAAATGATAAACTTCTTTTCATTATGAATGTTTGGCTCTTGAATTTCAATTAATTGGTGGATAAAACTTTTCATGAAAACTAATTTTTAACTTTTAAATCTAGGGCCTCAACTAACACAGGCCAGCCCTGCTCTTTTCACCATCCAGTTATTTCTTTACGTCTTATCAGTCCCTACACCTTGCTGGGGGTCTCAGATCACTTATCATGGGGTCCAAAGCAGTAACACATTCAAAGTGTGATATCACAACAAATTATGAGCAATCTAGGACTGATCTGAATAAAGGTGATGTCACTCTTCCTAAATAAACAAAGAAGAAAAGTCTATATTGTAAAGTTTCCAACAAAGCTTTGTCAGACACCACAATAAGGCCAGAACTTTGTTATAAAACGCACTTGCTCAATCTCTGGAAACTTTGGCATGCATGAATCGTCAGCAGCCACTAGCCAGCACTCACCATAAAACTGGGTTTGGTTGAGATTGGGTAGGATCAAGTGTCACAAAGTTATCAACGGCTGTCTTTAGTCTAGTCTCAAAGCTTAAGCTTTTGTTTTCTTTGTTCTTGTTCCTGTTCCGAATAGCTGGAGAGGAGATATAGACTTGGGGTAGAATAAACATAGCCAGGGCATTTTCTGTGGCAGTGAGTGAAGAGAGAACGTTGGCCGTTTCGTTAGAGGCGTAAACATAGAAAAAGATTGAAGTAGAAAGACAGCCTAGTTTTTGTTATCTAGCTTCTTGTTGTTGTGGCTGTAGGCTTCCCCAGATTTGGATACAAGACAGAGAACCCAAAAAGGAAAGATTCACATCCCACAAGCTTATATAAAACAGGGATTGGGATTTGATCATTAAGGAAGAAGTTGTGGAACTTGAGTTGTTTGAAAAAGAAAAATGGAAGACTTTGTTGCTAGCAGTTGGGGAAGAGAGTTTGTAGCTGGAGGGTTTGGAGGCATTGCTGGTATAATCTCAGGGCACCCACTTGACACTATTAGAATCATGCAACAAAGTTCAAAAACAGGTTCTGCTATCAGCATTCTTCGCAATGTCGTCGCCACACAAGGCCCAACTGCCCTCTACAGAGGCATAACTGCCCCCTTGGCCTCCATCACATTTCAGGTTTCTATTTTTCGGATTCTTCTTTTTGCTTGGTTCAATATTTGGTGCAATTTAATCCCAGTTTTTGTGTTGAAATAATGAAATGTGTGAGTTTCCTCACAAAGTATCTGTTGATTGCAGAGTGCCATTGTTTTCCAGACATATGCTATTCTCTCTCGAGCTCTGGATCCATCATCGGTTTCTCCTAATGACCCTCCTTCTTACGAAGGTGTTGCTCTAGGAGGATTTGGGGTTGGTGCTGTGCAGAGTTTGATGATCAGCCCAGTAGAACTTGTGAAAATCCGTCTTCAGCTGCAAACCGGGACACAAAAAGGCCCCATAGATGTTGCCAAGAGCATAATGAAAGCAGAAGGGCTAAAAGGAATGTATAGAGGCTTAACCATCACCATGCTAAGGGATGCACCCGCTCATGCTTTCTACTTTTCTACTTATGAGTACATGAGAGAGCAGCTTCACCCGGGATGTAGAAAAACCGGCAAAGAGAACTTGCGAGCTACTTTGGTGGCTGGAGGACTAGCAGGAGTAGCTAGCTGGCTTAGTTGTTATCCCTTGGATGTTGTAAAAACAAGATTGCAGGCTCAATCAATGTCCCCTCTACCAAAATACACAGGAATTGTTGATTGCTTCAGGAAAAGTGTGAGGGAGGACGGGCACGGCGTGCTGTGGCGAGGACTAGGAACTGCGGTTTCTAGAGCGTTTCTTGTTAATGGGGTTATCTTTGCAGCTTATGAGCTTGCTTTGAAGTGCATAGGCAGCAGGGGAAGTGTGGTTCTAGCAGATAACGCAGTCTTGTAAAAACATTTGTTCTGCAAAATGAAGAGTTTCCACTGAGACCAAACAAAAGAAGGGTTCAACGCAGCCATTGTAAATATGTGATATATAGTAACAGCAGCAATGCGTACAGCCAGGAAAAAGGTATGATAGGCAATAACTCTTGCTGCACAACTCTGTTTATTTATGCCTAGAATGTACATTTTGAGCATGAAATGGATGCTTCAGTTGTATGGGGAAACTGTAAAGCTGTAAATTAGTAAAGGTGATTTATGTATCAAAAGATTCAAAACTGATACTATCATGGGCACAAAAACAATGACATAATCAATCGTACAGAACTACAGATCTCTAAAAATTATAACCAATATGACTAGTGAGGTCATTTTGCCTAGCCAAAACAAAGAACAAACGTGTGATTTCGGAACACCCCAAAACAAATCCCAACTCCCAAAGAAAATGGGCAGATAAGTGCCAAAACTTGTGTACACAAAACCCACCAAAAGCCTCAATCACATGAAAGCATCAGCACCCACCATCTTCTTGCCTCATCCAACCACTGAAGCTGGGTTTGGTTGTTTCTGTGAGTCACAAATCTTCCTTTGTTTGGTTAACACTAGGCTCAAAGCACCCAAGAGAGTTTTTATATGTATGTTAACTGCCACCTGTCGAGCATCAGATGGTCCACTTGACTGGCCCTCACTTCTTATAGGCAGCTGCACAGTCCCCACAAACTGGAGAAGCCGGTGGCTTTTGTTGCGGATCCGTTTGTGAAAGAGGAGAGAAAAGAGTTGATTTTGGGTGGAAGAAAGTTTGAGAATTTGCGTTGAGGAAACAGAGTGGAATAGGATTTTGGTATGTGAAGGAATATACAAAGAAAAAAACAAGAACGTTTTCTGGGTATATTCTTTTGCAGAAAGTGAAGATATTGAAGTAACAAGAAAGCTCACCCTTTTTACATCTCCTTATTGTTGTTTACATGGTTTTCGTTACAAAGAAGAAAACCCAGAAAGGAAATATCCAACTTCATTAGCCCTGTGTAGAATTTTACATACTTGAGTCTCTAAGTTGGTGGTGGAATTTGAGGTGATTGGTGAATGGGAAAATGGATTTCTGGCCGGAGTTTCTTGCAAACAGCTGGGGAAAAGAATTTGTGGCAGGAGGATTTGGAGGCATTGCTGGTATAGTATCTGGGTATCCACTTGACACTGTTAGAATTTTGCAGCAGAATTCCAAAGGTGGCTCTGCTTTTAACATTCTTCGCAATGTCATCTCCAAAGAAGGCCCTACTGCCCTTTACAGGGGCATGGGTGCTCCCTTGGCATCCATCACATTTCAGGTCTTCTATTGTTCCCAGTTCTGTTTGTTCTTTATGGTTTAACATGTAGGTTGCTTAATTTCATTTTAGCCTGGTCTTTTTGCTTCTTTCATTTGATCAAGAGGTTGATGCATTGTGGCATTTGATTCCTGCATTTGATTCCTGCATTTGCTAATATGGGGGCATGTAGAGGGTGAATAGTTAATCCAAGAAACATTATTTTCTTGGATGTTAGGAGGATCCAAATATAGGCTATTGCTTGTATTACCAGCTCACTTCATCTATCCCGTCCCCATACCCTTCATCTCCCGTAAACCAAATATGCAATATTTCCTATGTAACTTGTAAGGATATAGTGGCGTGCATATATCCTGAACCAAACAAAATCTGTTAAATCTGTTCTATCCTGAAAAATCTTCTTACAATGACTCACCTCCTAATAGCACTTGCGTGTTTAAGATGAAGTGTAGTGGGTTGGTGACTTGGTGGTGATGGTACGTTTTAGACAATTTTTATGGTCTTTTGGAAATGGTGGAAACTGCTTTTTGTTTGTCTTTTAGAAGTGTCACAATCTATAGGGATCATACATTGAACGATATAGATATCTTGCTTCCTTATGATGTATGCTTGCAGAAAAGCATCATGACAAACCTTACACTATTGCAGAGTACTGTTATGCATTGATCTTATGTTCAACAATTTTATATTGTGACACTCTTCTTTCACTGTTCCTACATAGAAGAAATGACGCCTTCCCAAGATGAAGTTCTTTTTTGTTCATAGATGAACTTATTATTGCTCATTTGCTCTCTTACATATTTTGTTCACCTATTCCATTCAGTTCCTTTCTCACAAAGCCTGTTAGTCAGTTGTGAGGCTCAGACTTGAGAGCCACGTGTTGGTGTTCTGAACAACGAGTCTTGTTTTGATGGTAATGAGTGATCTTAATTTCTGTTAGGCTATAGCTATAGAATTTTTTAGCAGCTCTGACATCAACAACAGTAGGAGACTTCTACCCCAAGCATAAAACCATATGTTTAAAAAATTTATGCAAATTGATCACATTTTGGTGTCCAATGTGTATGTATCCTCATGACATAGTACAAATTATTTCTGCATTGCAGAATGCTATGGTTTTCCAGTCATACGCCATTCTCTCTGGGGCTCTTGATCCATCAGTGTCCACTAAAGATCCTCCTTCTTACAAAGGTGTTGCTCTAGGAGGAGTTGGGGCAGGTGCTTTGCAGAGTCTAATCCTCTCCCCAGTAGAACTCGTAAAAATCCGGCTTCAACTGCAAACCAAAACCCAAAAAGGACCCAGAGAAGTTGCGAAAAGCATAATGAAAGCAGAAGGGTTAAGAGGATTATATAGAGGCCTCGGCATTACTATTCTCAGGGATGCACCAGCTCATGGTTTGTACTTTTGGACTTATGAGTATACGAGAGAGCAACTTCATCCTGGCTGTAGAAAATCCGGCGAAGAGAGCTTACAAACAATGTTGGTGGCAGGAGGGCTAGCAGGAGTAGCTAGCTGGATTTCTTGTTATCCGTTGGATGTGGTAAAAACCAGATTACAGGCTCAATCTTCATACCCTCCACCGAAATATACTGGCATAGTTGATTGCTTCAGGAAAAGTGTGAGAGCTGATGGTTACGCCGTGCTGTGGCGAGGACTTGGAACTGCGGTTTCTAGAGCCTTTCTGGTGAATGGGGCTATTTTTGCGGCCTATGAGATTGCTCTGAGGTGCCTTTTCAGCAATGGAAGCATTCCACAAGAGAATGCAATGCCTGCAGAGTGAAGGGTTTACTTGCAGCCAATTAAATTGGTATATAAACTCAGAAGCAAGAATATTGTATGATCGACCATTAATCTTGCTGCACAACCCGACTTACTTTGCCAAAAATGTAAATGTTCATATGAAATGGTAATTCCCAGAATCTGGTATTCTAGTAATTGATAGTAGCAATTTTTAACCCTACAGGATAGTGAGGATACTGAAATGATCAAATTCCCAGAATGGTCCAATTAAAATCCTCCAATTTATAGCATCTACTCTGCTGTTACTGTTTCTTTTTCCCAGAATCAAATGCAGTCAATAAGATCATATACGGGCCAAAGCAAATTGACCCTCCATGATTGCCTAGAAAACAGACCATATGCCGCGTGACAGAGAAAACAAATATATCCGATAGCTCCAGATTCAAACCATTCTCTTCTGTCCCCTGACCTGCAACTGGCATTTTCCATGATGCCCTAGACAAGCAAACAGTCTGACATTCCGAGCAATCTTACTTCAAAAAATCACGAAGCTCGAGATTCTTTTACCTCGCCATCCCCTGGCGCAGAAAAAAATCTTAACGCGTAACCAGTGTAAAACCATTCTTGCAGTCGGTAATAGCTGATGTTACCATGA of the Fragaria vesca subsp. vesca linkage group LG6, FraVesHawaii_1.0, whole genome shotgun sequence genome contains:
- the LOC101310819 gene encoding probable glutamate carboxypeptidase 2-like, whose protein sequence is MIKTATAAFLAILTSLTFLLFLYSPTTPKSSYHSLFISASLSSNTSISRHLHTLTRRPHVAGTPANAEAATYVLSIFTSSNLRSRITPYHVALTYPISRSLTLTPSPSSPPVNFDLQQETYPGDPYADVAAEVVPTFHAFAKSGDVAGDVVYVNYGRLEDYETLNKMGVNVSGAVVLARYGEIYRGSIVQIAYEEGAVGVLVYSDRKDYGGGGGGRWFPEEKWLPSSGVQVGTVYNGLGDPTTPGWASTEEECERLSDEEMDQGGDLPLIPSLPISGADGEAILRAVGGQVAKDDWQGSGNAPTYRVGPGPGAVHLSYTGKQVIEKIENVIGVIEGEEEPDRFVILGNHRDAWTFGAVDPNSGTAALLEIAQRLGKLQEKGWKPRRTIILCNWDAEEYGLIGSTEWVEENRNMLASRAIAYLNVDSAVHGQGFRASATPQLDELLKQATQQVKDPDNSSQTLYQAWVGSGSSPTIGRLGSGNSDFAAFVQYIGIPSADMTFGKGYPVYHSMYDDFVWMEKFGDPSFHRHVAVASLWGLVALWLADAEFLPFDYTSYALELQKYMKNLEVEILDKNINLTPLFKSIEELKEAATIINNQRRKNRFKVREVNDRLMMAERAFTDQDGLFGRSWYKHLIYGPSRNDVYGSESFPGIDEAIVKAKRLKTAESWKFVQHEVWRVARAVRHAAKVINGELT
- the LOC101311400 gene encoding mitochondrial arginine transporter BAC2-like, coding for MDFWPEFLANSWGKEFVAGGFGGIAGIVSGYPLDTVRILQQNSKGGSAFNILRNVISKEGPTALYRGMGAPLASITFQNAMVFQSYAILSGALDPSVSTKDPPSYKGVALGGVGAGALQSLILSPVELVKIRLQLQTKTQKGPREVAKSIMKAEGLRGLYRGLGITILRDAPAHGLYFWTYEYTREQLHPGCRKSGEESLQTMLVAGGLAGVASWISCYPLDVVKTRLQAQSSYPPPKYTGIVDCFRKSVRADGYAVLWRGLGTAVSRAFLVNGAIFAAYEIALRCLFSNGSIPQENAMPAE
- the LOC101311111 gene encoding mitochondrial arginine transporter BAC2-like, which gives rise to MEDFVASSWGREFVAGGFGGIAGIISGHPLDTIRIMQQSSKTGSAISILRNVVATQGPTALYRGITAPLASITFQSAIVFQTYAILSRALDPSSVSPNDPPSYEGVALGGFGVGAVQSLMISPVELVKIRLQLQTGTQKGPIDVAKSIMKAEGLKGMYRGLTITMLRDAPAHAFYFSTYEYMREQLHPGCRKTGKENLRATLVAGGLAGVASWLSCYPLDVVKTRLQAQSMSPLPKYTGIVDCFRKSVREDGHGVLWRGLGTAVSRAFLVNGVIFAAYELALKCIGSRGSVVLADNAVL